The following are from one region of the Nicotiana tomentosiformis chromosome 7, ASM39032v3, whole genome shotgun sequence genome:
- the LOC104085328 gene encoding WEB family protein At2g38370 has product MDASEISSANAAVNLFSSCTEMEEKGCVVRAEIDTSAPFESVKEAATRFGGIGFWKPILHKSFEGAEEKVDIAKVEEQAAQLEKDLIVKEKETLEVLKELGSTKVMIEELKSKLQNEASEVTATLTADAEAKNVHLAGEVAEKENHEMNIVSNNQDTTGGLDLCPSSAPGFILLELKQAKLNLTRTTSDLADIRTNVVSYNKKIEKERILLEKTRQRLSSNSSKISSLEEELNKTKEKLKLVKDGEVSSCDPVDLTRELQRLTAETEQFKKVGEAAKSEVLRALSKIEQTTTRIKTAEIRLVAAKKMKAAARAAEAVALAEIKAISNSEMQLRPEDGVTLTFEEYSSLLSKAQDAQEASKQREVDAMMLVDEANVSKSEILKKVEEATEEVKVSKKALEEALSRVEAANEGKLAVEEALRKWRSENGQRRRSVQNSTKFKNHSSSQHRKDSVLVDVNGLTLVNDEFKPVLKPTLSIGQILNKKLLLTEEFENGRKKAGKHTLSLAQMLGKPTGELQLSRKDEKENGHKHHLPAKRKKFGFARISHLVTQHSKKKKQHTASLRCKSAELN; this is encoded by the exons ATGGATGCTTCTGAAATCTCTAGTGCCAATGCTGCTGTGAATTTGTTCAGTTCTTGTACTGAAATGGAGGAGAAGGGTTGTGTTGTTAGGGCAGAAATTGACACTTCTGCTCCATTTGAGTCTGTGAAAGAGGCTGCTACTCGATTTGGTGGAATTGGGTTTTGGAAACCCATTCTTCACAAGTCATTTGAG GGTGCTGAAGAGAAGGTTGACATTGCAAAAGTGGAGGAACAGGCTGCACAGTTGGAAAAAGATCTGATTGTGAAAGAGAAGGAAACTCTTGAGGTATTAAAAGAATTGGGAAGCACTAAAGTAATGATTGAAGAGCTGAAATCAAAGTTGCAGAATGAGGCATCCGAGGTCACTGCTACACTAACTGCTGATGCCGAAGCTAAGAATGTACATCTTGCTGGTGAAGTGGCAGAGAAGGAAAACCATGAAATGAATATTGTGAGCAATAATCAGGACACAACTGGTGGTTTGGATCTGTGTCCCTCTTCAGCTCCAGGTTTTATCTTATTGGAATTAAAACAGGCTAAACTAAACTTGACCAGGACAACTAGTGATCTTGCTGATATTCGAACCAATGTTGTATCATAtaacaaaaaaattgaaaaagagaGAATCTTGCTTGAGAAGACCCGCCAACGGCTATCTTCAAATTCCTCGAAAATCTCATCTCTTGAAGAAGAGttaaataaaacaaaagaaaaactaaaGTTGGTGAAAGATGGTGAAGTTAGTTCTTGTGATCCTGTGGATTTGACAAGGGAGCTTCAGAGACTGACTGCTGAGACCGAGCAGTTTAAGAAAGTGGGAGAAGCTGCAAAATCAGAAGTCTTGAGGGCTTTGTCTAAGATTGAACAGACAACGACAAGGATCAAAACAGCGGAGATCAGGTTGGTTGCAGCCAAGAAGATGAAAGCAGCAGCTAGAGCTGCTGAAGCTGTTGCCCTTGCTGAAATCAAGGCTATATCAAACAGTGAGATGCAACTAAGGCCTGAGGACGGTGTAACTCTTACCTTTGAGGAGTACTCGTCTCTACTGTCCAAAGCACAAGATGCACAGGAAGCTAGCAAGCAAAGAGAAGTAGATGCAATGATGTTAGTGGATGAAGCTAATGTGTCAAAATCAGAAATCTTGAAGAAGGTAGAAGAAGCTACAGAAGAAGTTAAAGTTAGTAAGAAGGCATTAGAAGAAGCACTGAGCAGAGTGGAGGCTGCAAATGAAGGGAAGTTAGCGGTCGAAGAAGCTCTGCGCAAATGGAGGTCTGAAAATGGCCAGAGAAGACGGTCTGTACAGAACTCGACCAAGTTTAAAAATCATTCCTCATCTCAGCATAGGAAAGATTCTGTCCTGGTTGATGTCAATGGCCTGACTCTTGTCAATGATGAGTTCAAACCAGTTCTAAAGCCAACTCTATCAATAGGGCAAATATTGAACAAGAAGTTGCTTTTGACTGAAGAGTTTGAGAATGGAAGAAAAAAGGCTGGAAAGCATACATTGTCGCTGGCCCAGATGCTCGGGAAACCCACTGGTGAGCTGCAGTTAAGTCGGAAGGATGAGAAGGAGAATGGACATAAGCATCATCTCCCGGCAAAAAGAAAGAAGTTTGGTTTTGCTCGGATTTCGCATCTTGTGACTCAACACTCCAAGAAAAAGAAGCAGCACACTGCAAGTTTGAGGTGCAAATCAGCTGAACTGAATTAA